One segment of Trachemys scripta elegans isolate TJP31775 chromosome 1, CAS_Tse_1.0, whole genome shotgun sequence DNA contains the following:
- the LOC117884520 gene encoding putative olfactory receptor 52P1 has protein sequence MAVFNLTPSDPSSFTLMGIPGLEAAHIWISIPFSTSYIISLLGNFTVLFVVGKEQTLHKPMYLLLCMLALTDISTSTSVVLKALCIFWFNLEIITLGGCLTQMFFFHAGTVMHSAILVTMAFDRYVAICNPLRYATILTNARIAKLGLVGLIRAVLLALPLPLLLSRHPFCANRIIPHTYCDHMAVAKMSCGDITVNRMYGLVIPFVVNGSDLTLIALSYGLIIRAVLRISSKKAHQKALHTCTAHICVMLISYPPFFFSTLTYRFSQGIAPHIHIILANLYFLLPTMLNPIIYGAKTKELREKMGKYTCRMCSLGGH, from the coding sequence ATGGCAGTTTTCAACCTCACACCTTCTGATCCTTCATCATTTACCCTAATGGGCATCCCTGGCCTGGAAGCTGCCCACATCTGGATTTCAATCCCTTTCTCTACATCCTACATTATCAGCCTGTTGGGAAATTTCACGGTTCTGTTTGTTGTGGGCAAAGAGCAGACCCTGCACAAGCCGATGTAtctgctgctctgcatgctggcgcTCACAGACATCAGCACGTCAACCTCAGTTGTGCTGAaggcactgtgtatattttggttcaatttggAAATTATTACTTTGGGTGGATGTCTCACCCAGATGTTCTTCTTTCATGCGGGTACTGTGATGCACTCAGCCATCCTCGTCACAATGGCCTTTGATCGCTATGTTGCCATATGTAACCCTCTGAGATATGCCACCATCCTCACCAATGCACGAATAGCTAAGCTAGGGCTAGTGGGTTTGATAAGAGCTGTTCTCttagctctgcccctgcccctgcttctgaGTAGGCATCCATTCTGTGCCAACCGCATTATCCCCCACACGTACTGCGACCACATGGCTGTGGCAAAGATGTCATGTGGGGACATCACAGTCAACAGGATGTATGGCTTGGTGATACCATTTGTAGTCAATGGGTCAGACCTGACACTCATTGCCCTGTCCTATGGCCTGATCATCAGGGCTGTTCTCAGAATCTCCTCCAAGAAAGCACATCAGAAAGCCCTCCacacctgcacagcccacatctgTGTGATGCTGATTTCTTATCCTCCCTTCTTCTTCTCCACTCTGACATACCGGTTCAGTCAGGGCATCGCTCCCCACATTCACATCATTTTGGCTAACCTctatttcctcctccccaccatgcTCAACCCTATTATTTATGGGGCCAAAACCAAAGAGCTTCGTGAGAAAATGGGCAAATACACCTGCAGAATGTGTTCGCTCGGGGGCCACTGA